A DNA window from Actinomycetes bacterium contains the following coding sequences:
- a CDS encoding GNAT family N-acetyltransferase, with protein sequence MYTEGTLRAGVGGEVPQRLAEHLADWIGQWPPTGPLTIVGNPRNGAPGWDGRPHPVTGVQDPQGRAVVGVPPQFAEPTAAALADGRLTSLDDVRRTLPDLLGRPGHVVYHGVFRWTTVPAPLSDAGAWADVDDPRVPEWLRPFGGQVLMALDDDGRYLAGVGIKRHDPAGHELAVVTEPRGRGRGLARRLVAQAARHVLDLGAVPTYLHGPDNLASARVADASGFPDRGWRVLGLSEYPVLDAD encoded by the coding sequence ATGTACACAGAAGGGACCCTTCGGGCCGGGGTTGGGGGTGAGGTGCCGCAGCGGCTGGCGGAGCACCTGGCCGACTGGATCGGCCAGTGGCCGCCGACCGGCCCCCTCACGATCGTCGGCAACCCGCGTAACGGCGCGCCCGGCTGGGACGGCCGGCCGCACCCGGTCACCGGCGTGCAGGACCCGCAGGGGCGGGCGGTCGTGGGCGTCCCTCCGCAGTTCGCCGAACCGACGGCCGCGGCGCTCGCCGACGGCCGCCTCACCAGCCTGGACGACGTGCGCCGGACGCTGCCCGACCTGCTCGGCCGGCCGGGTCACGTCGTCTACCACGGGGTCTTCCGCTGGACGACCGTGCCGGCCCCCCTCTCTGACGCAGGCGCCTGGGCCGACGTCGACGACCCACGCGTGCCGGAGTGGCTGCGCCCGTTCGGCGGGCAGGTGCTGATGGCCCTCGACGACGATGGCCGCTACCTGGCCGGGGTCGGCATCAAGCGGCACGACCCGGCCGGGCACGAGCTGGCCGTGGTCACCGAGCCGCGCGGCCGTGGCCGGGGACTGGCCCGCCGGCTGGTTGCGCAGGCCGCCCGCCACGTGCTCGACCTCGGCGCCGTCCCGACCTACCTGCACGGCCCGGACAACCTGGCCTCGGCCCGGGTCGCCGACGCATCTGGCTTCCCCGACCGCGGCTGGCGGGTCCTCGGGCTCAGCGAGTACCCGGTCCTGGACGCCGACTGA
- a CDS encoding magnesium transporter CorA family protein → MAGEQGTPETRTRLYRRGTLVGEDFPVEQISEYLAEPDTVVWVDLCAPGDAIVTLVADELDLHDLAVADAVSTLQRPKLDRYANHDFLNVYAVRLDRVTGRLALSELSAFITPRALVTVRKDPSFDMEGVVEHWDQSPDLAVHGVGYLLHGLLDHVVDGHFEAVQSLDEEIEKLEDLLFDDESRSTDVQRRSFELRKSLVTLRRVVLPMREVVNSLMRRDLKVISESMVPYFQDVYDHVLRATEWTESLRDMVTTILETNLTIQGNRLNVITKKVTSWAAIIAVPTAITGFYGQNLPYPGFAHQSGFIVSSLVIVGMSVGLYVTFRRKDWL, encoded by the coding sequence GTGGCGGGTGAGCAGGGGACTCCGGAAACGCGGACGCGGCTGTACCGGCGCGGGACGCTGGTTGGGGAGGACTTCCCGGTCGAGCAGATCAGCGAGTACCTCGCCGAGCCGGACACGGTGGTGTGGGTCGACCTGTGCGCGCCGGGCGATGCCATCGTCACCCTGGTGGCCGACGAGCTCGACCTGCACGACCTGGCCGTGGCCGACGCGGTGTCCACCCTGCAGCGGCCCAAGCTGGACCGCTACGCCAACCACGACTTTCTCAACGTCTACGCGGTGCGGCTGGATCGGGTGACCGGGCGGCTGGCGCTGTCCGAGCTGTCGGCGTTCATCACCCCCCGCGCACTGGTCACCGTGCGCAAGGACCCGTCGTTCGACATGGAGGGCGTGGTCGAGCACTGGGACCAGTCCCCGGACTTGGCCGTCCATGGCGTCGGGTACCTGCTGCACGGTCTGCTGGACCACGTCGTCGACGGCCACTTCGAGGCCGTGCAGAGCCTGGACGAGGAGATCGAGAAGCTCGAGGACCTGCTGTTCGACGATGAGTCGCGCTCCACCGACGTGCAGCGGCGCAGTTTCGAGCTGCGCAAGAGCCTGGTCACCCTGCGCCGGGTGGTGCTGCCGATGCGCGAGGTGGTCAACTCGCTGATGCGGCGCGACCTCAAGGTGATCAGCGAGTCGATGGTCCCGTACTTCCAGGACGTCTACGACCACGTGCTGCGGGCGACCGAGTGGACGGAGTCGCTGCGGGACATGGTCACCACGATCCTGGAGACCAACCTGACCATCCAGGGGAACCGGCTCAACGTCATCACCAAGAAGGTCACCAGCTGGGCGGCGATCATCGCGGTGCCCACGGCGATCACCGGGTTCTACGGGCAGAACCTGCCCTACCCGGGGTTCGCTCACCAGAGCGGCTTCATCGTCTCCAGCCTGGTCATCGTGGGGATGTCCGTCGGCCTGTACGTCACCTTCCGGCGCAAGGACTGGCTGTAG